A single window of Sphingobacterium sp. ML3W DNA harbors:
- a CDS encoding GNAT family N-acetyltransferase, producing METIQVKKVSINDIEELRKIGRQTFLDTFAASNSDENMAKYLEEGFSLEKLTNELNNKNSDFYFAMIGNNTIGYLKLNIGQSQTELLYEKALEIERIYVLKEYHGKKVGQILYDKALQIAILKNVDFIWLGVWEENPRAINFYKKNGFVEFDTHIFK from the coding sequence ATGGAGACTATACAAGTAAAAAAAGTATCGATTAATGATATTGAGGAATTGCGAAAAATCGGTAGACAAACTTTTCTTGATACTTTTGCTGCAAGCAATTCTGACGAAAATATGGCCAAATATCTAGAAGAAGGTTTCTCTTTAGAAAAGCTAACAAATGAATTAAATAATAAAAACTCTGATTTCTATTTCGCCATGATTGGCAATAATACTATAGGTTATCTAAAGCTTAATATAGGACAATCTCAAACAGAACTTCTATATGAAAAAGCATTGGAAATTGAACGTATATACGTCTTAAAGGAGTATCATGGAAAGAAGGTGGGACAGATACTTTATGATAAGGCTTTACAGATTGCTATTCTTAAAAATGTTGATTTTATATGGTTAGGTGTATGGGAGGAGAATCCTAGAGCTATTAATTTTTATAAAAAGAATGGTTTTGTTGAGTTTGATACGCATATTTTCAAATAA